In the genome of Apodemus sylvaticus chromosome 2, mApoSyl1.1, whole genome shotgun sequence, one region contains:
- the LOC127678057 gene encoding LOW QUALITY PROTEIN: vomeronasal type-1 receptor 52-like (The sequence of the model RefSeq protein was modified relative to this genomic sequence to represent the inferred CDS: substituted 1 base at 1 genomic stop codon) produces MHLYTFRVMFLFSMXRAICNKGFSCLLLRQLLCASIQHNMNKDHTLYCRAYIRNAFFSEIVIGISANSCLLLFHTFMFIHGHRPRLTDLPTGLMALIHLVMLLLAAYIAGDFFMSSGVWDDITCKIFIFLHRVFRSFSVCATCLLSVFQAIILCPQSSHLAKFKHTFLHKFSCFFILLSIFYTSISSHILIAAIATQNLTSVNLIYITEYCSFFPMNFSMQHTFSTLLASRNVFLIGLMGLSTCYMATLLCRHKIRSQRLQNSNRSPKASPEQRALWTILMLMIFFLVMSTFDSIISYSRTIFQGNPSLYCVQILVAHSYAAVSPLLVLSNEKRITNLLISMYERIVKFDFL; encoded by the coding sequence ATGCATCTGTATACATTCAGGGTAATGTTCCTTTTTTCCATGTAGAGGGCAATATGTAACAAAGgattttcttgcttgcttttgagacagttACTATGTGCTTCTATTCAGCATAATATGAATAAAGACCACACACTGTACTGTAGAGCTTACATCAGAAATGCCTTCTTCTCTGAGATAGTCATCGGGATTTCAGCCAACAgctgtcttcttctcttccacaCCTTCATGTTCATTCATGGGCACAGGCCCAGACTCACTGACTTGCCCACTGGCCTCATGGCCCTAATACACTTAGTGATGCTGTTACTTGCAGCATATATAGCCGGAGACTTTTTTATGTCTTCGGGAGTATGGGATGACATCACatgtaaaatattcatttttttgcaCAGGGTTTTCAGGAGCTTCTCTGTTTGTGCCACCTGCCTGTTGAGTGTCTTTCAGGCCATCATCCTCTGCCCTCAAAGCTCTCACTTAGCAAAGTTCAAACACACTTTCCTACATAAGTTCTCATGTTTCTTTATTTTACTGAGTATCTTCTATACATCCATCAGCAGTCATATTTTAATAGCAGCTATTGCCACACAAAATCTCACCTCAGTTAATCTTATATACATCACGGAATATTGCTCTTTTTTTCCCATGAATTTCTCAATGCAACACACCTTCTCCACACTGTTGGCTTCCAGGAATGTCTTCCTTATAGGTCTCATGGGCCTCTCAACTTGCTACATGGCAACTCTCTTGTGCAGGCATAAGATTCGTTCCCAGCGCCTTCAGAACTCAAACCGTTCTCCAAAGGCATCTCCAGAGCAAAGAGCCCTCTGGACCATTCTAATGCTTATGATCTTCTTCCTGGTGATGTCAACTTTCGACAGTATCATCTCCTACTCAAGAACTATATTCCAGGGAAATCCATCACTGTATTGTGTCCAGATTCTTGTAGCCCATAGCTATGCTGCAGTCAGTCCTCTTCTGGTTCTCAGTAATGAAAAACGTATAACTAACCTCTTGATATCCATGTATGAGAGGATAGTAAAGTTTGATTTTCTGTGA